The Candidatus Woesearchaeota archaeon DNA segment GGAACTCCACTGCAGCTAATAACTATCATCGAGCCAGGTGATAAACCACTCTTACTGGTTCAAAATGGCAAAATCATTCCGTGCCCTTATCTGGGATTTTATACACTGGCGAAAAAGCAGGAATTCCTAACTTCGCATAAATCCAAGGGAGGAGACAGCGGTGCTCCAATATTTAACCTGGGAAATGAACTCGTTGGGATTTTGCTCGGGGAATATGAACTGTATATAGGGGACATCGGCGCAAAGGACAATTTTTCAATATCCTCCAAAGTGCCTCCCATATATGCCCAGCTTTCAAAGTATGTATGAATCAAGTGTTGACAATTATCGGTGTTTTTATTTGTTTCCAGAATTTTTTCAAGATAAAAATGTTAATTATAGTTAAAATAGAAAAAATAGAGTAATGAATAAACTAATGGGTATTGGAACCATTAGGAGCAAATCAAAATCCAATAGCATGTCTGACCTCACAGCAACATTTTAGCTATGTCAATGGTTCTACAACTATACCCCCATTCATTGTCATACCAGGCAACGACCTGAACCAGATTTCCGTCAATTACCTTGGTCAGCGGGGCATCGAAGATGGACGAATGCGGATTGCCGATGATGTCTGCCGAAACAGGCTCGTCCTCTGTGTATTCCAAAATGCCTTTCAGCTCATTCTTGGCAACGGACTTGAACAGCTTATTAACCTCTTCAGCTGTAGTACTCTTCTTCACGGTAGCTGTGAAGTATGTCAATGAGCCGTCTGCAACAGGCACCCTTGTGGCAATGCCGTCCAATTTGCCTTTCAAGTCCGGCAATACCTGGCCAACGGTCTTGGCAGCGCCTGTTGTTGTCGGGACAATGCTCACTGCTGCGCTTCTTGCCCGCCTGAAATCCTTGTGTGGGGCATCAACCAGCCTTTGGTCTGCTGTATATGCATGCACTGTGCACATGAAACCTTTTTCCACGGTAAAATTGTCATGCAGAACCTTGACAACGGGCGCAAGGCAGTTTGTAGTGCATGATGCATTTGAGATAATGTTGTGCTTGTTCCTGTCATAGTCAGTTTCATTTACACCTTTTACAACGGTAAGATCCGGATCCTTTGAGGGGGCAGAAATCAGGACTTTTTTTGCGCCAGCAGTTAAATGCTTGGCGGCACCCGCGCGCTCGGTGAATATCCCAGTGCATTCAATTACCACATCAATGTCCATTGCCTTCCACGGAAGGTTGGCAGGATCCTTCTCATTCAGTACTTTAATCTTCTTGCCGTCTATGGAAATCGAGTCAGCAGAAAATTCAACAGCGCCGTCAAACTTCCTGTGAACAGAATCATACTTGAAAAGATGGGCCAATGTCCTGGTGTCAGTCAAGTCATTTATTGCAACAATGTCAATTGCAGAATCATTTATCCCAACCCTGCAAACAAGCCTGCCTATCCTTCCAAAGCCATTTATCGCAACCCTAATCGCCATGCGCACCACCCTTTTTAGTTAATTATTATGGAGGAGGGGATTAACGGCGATTTATATGCTTTTTGGTCTTCTTTTGTCCGGAGCTTTCGAAAAAACATGTTAGATTGCCGAAATAATATATATTTTGGAGGCATAACCAATTTAAGCAAAAATCCATGCGAATTGTCAAATGGCTCAAAAGTTATACTTAGATACATCAATTTGGAGGGATTATTACGAGAACAGGTCAGACAAGTTCCGTCCTTTGGGAGAATGGGCTTTAGAACTGTTAAACAAAACCATCCATGAAAAGGGAACAATCCTATACTCTGATTTAGTAGTTGAGGAGCTTAATATCAAATATGCGCAACAGGAAATTGATAATATTTTTTCCTTTGTAAGAATGAAGGGGATTTTAGTCAAGGCAGATATCTCCAGGGAACAGGCAAATGAAGCCGTTTTATTGTGCAAAAAGAAAAAGGTGGCTTTTGGCGATGTATTGCACGCAATCTTGGCCAGGGATTATAAAGCTATAATGGTTACAAGAGACAAGCATTTCCAAGAGCTCTCCAACATTGTTGAAATAAAAAAGCCGGAAGAATTACTTTAGATTTACACCATATTTTCTGGCAAAATTCTTGCCAACAGCCTCCCTAATGATCCTTTCCTCATTTTCGCTAGTCTTGACTTTTGCCTTGCCGAAATGCTTTCTCAATTCTTCAATAACTTTCTCTTTTTTTATGGAGATTAACTTGTCTCTGATGGCTTCCCTGATGAACTCTGTCTTTGTGCTGTAATATTGCTTCATGGCTTTGTCAATTTCCTGTGACAGACCATTTTCAACCTTAATTGTTATAGATTCCATGGTAAGCTTAAGTAAGACAAAGTAATATTTAAATGTTATGGTTTTATGCCCCTCTCTTCTTACTCTCCCTGCATGCATCCCACATCAGGCGAAAAATGCGCTTGAAGGAGTCGGCAATTGCCTGGTTCTGGATCCTTATGAAAAATTTCCTGTCATGCGCAGAGCTGAGTATGAACTTGTCGCCGGCAACCATGAACTGGGCTTCCATCTTCAATTCCTTGGGAAGGTACCTGACAACTTTTTCCCCGAGAAAATCCTTGATGTAAAATGGCTTGTCCTTCAGGTCATAATTGGCAAGCGTCCTTATGTCGACGCCTTTTGCCAGGTCAAACTTCTTTATCTTCCTGAGCAGGTATGGAATATAGTATTTCAGCAAAACATTGCTTTTAGGGGTTATGCTTATTGCATAATATTCCTTTATCCTGCCGGCAAGGGCCTCTGCAAAGCCCTGTTCATAAATGGCCCTTAGCCCTTCCTTGCCCTCAAAAACCTCAATGGTATAATTTTGGCCCCTGTCCTTGTACATTTTTTCCAGCTCAGGCATGGCATTCTTCAGGCTGTCCATCCTGCTGTCAAGAAGGGAATAAAACTGCTTTGGATGGGAGGCAATGAAATATTTCTTGCCTGATTTCTTCACAGAGCTGACCAATCCCCTGTCAATGAGCTTCCGCAGCGTGTCATAGACATAAGGCCTGTATAATCCGCACTCCTCGGCCAGATTAGTGGCACCGCTTTCACCAAGTTTCAGCAGTGCCAAATAAACCTTAATTTCATTTTTTCCAAGCCCAAGCTGATACAATGCTGATTCTACCATCCAGCCAACAAATCAGGCATGCTTTTTAAAGTTGTCGTAAAAATGACGACAAATTCTTATTAAGGGGAGAATAGCATAAGTGGGGATGAGCATAGATGACATTGCAGAGCCATCTACACCAGAAACAAAAGAAAGCCTGATGGACTACATACGGATAGGCGGCAGATCCCAACCATTCCAGCTGAAGTACCTTAGAGAAAAAGGGGTTGACAACGGAGATTTTTACCAGACGAACAAGTATACACTGGCATCAATTGCCGCAAGTGCAGCATCAATCGGCCTTTTCTATGCCCTGCCGATAAACTGGGCAGCCTTGCCGATAATCGGCCCGGCCATGCCTTACATAAGAATGTACTTCAATTATATCCGGTTGCCGGTGCTGGCTTTCCGGTCATTGTATGTCACATTAATCAAGAAGCCAATCGGAAAAATTGTGCCGTCCATTGAAAGCCTGGCAAGAAACATAGCCATGGGCATCTACAAGGGCATTTCTGCTGCCCTCTCCAGCAAAAGCCTGAAGCCAGAATACTCAAGAGTTGCGCAAGCTAATTAATTATCCGTGCCAGCCCAGTTGCTTTTCCTTCTGGAAAATCCTCAGCCTGGCCTTGACAACTGTGTCAGGATTCAATGAGATGCTGTTTATGCCCTGCTCGACCAAGAACTCTGCAAACTCAGGATAATCTGACGGGGCCTGGCCGCAAATGCCTATTTTCCTGTTCTTGTCCCTGGCAATCTTTATGACTTGGGAGATTAATTTCTTGACTGCATCATTTCTCTCATCATAAATGTGGGCAACCAGCTCAGAATCCCTGTCAACAGCAAGCGTCAATTGCGTCAAATCGTTCGAACCTATTGAGAACCCATCAAAGATTTCAGCAAATTCCTCGGCAAGTATGACATTAGATGGCACTTCGCACATGACATAAACCTCAAGGCCATTTTCCCCCCTTTTCAGGCCGTTCTTTTCCATCTCAGCCAGGACTTTTCTTCCTTCGGCAACTGTCCTGCAGACAGGAATCATCAATTTCAGGTTCCGCAGGCCAAATTCATTCCTTGCCTTCAGCATTGCCTTGCATTCAAGGGCAAATGCATCCTTGAAATCCTCAGAATAATATCTCGAGGCCCCTCGCCAGCCCAACATTGGGTTGTCCTCAACTGGCTCATAAAGCGTACCACCAATCAAATTCCTGTATTCATTTGTCTTGAAATCGCTGAACCTGACAATGACATCATTTGGGTAGAATGCAGCAGCGATAACCCCTACACCCTCAGCCAGCTTGTCCACAAAATACTGTGCCTTGTCCTCATAGCTTTCAGTCAGCTTGGCAATCTGCTTTTTCAGCTTCCTGTCCTTGAGCTTGCTGAAATCAAGCAATGCCTTTGGGTGTATTTTGATATGTGAATTAATTATAAATTCCTCCCTTGCCAGCCCAACACCATCATTTGGAATGAAGCTTTCATCAAGGGCCTGGGCAGGTGAGCCAACATTCATCATTATCTTTGTCCTTGTGCGAGGCAGGTCCTTGAGGTCCATCTGCTCAATTACAAAAGGTATAGCGCCCTTGTACACATAGGCATCTTCACCTTTGGAGCAGTCCAGTGTAATTGCCTTTTCATTCTCAAGAATCTTGATTGCATCGGATGTGCCGACTGAGCAGGGAATGCCCAATTCCCTTGAGACTATGGCAGCATGGCATGTCCGGCCACCCCTTTCAGTTATGATGCCGGAGGCGATCTTCATGATTGGCTCCCAATCAGGGTCAGTCATTTCAGTCACAAGTATGTTGCCTTCCTTGAACTTGCTAAGGTGCCTTGCTTCGCGTATGACCTGGACATCGCCGGAGGCAATCTTTTCACCTACGCTTTTGCCCTGCGCAAGCACACTGCCATTGCCTTTCAAAATCCATTTCTGTATCTTGTTCCTGTCTTTTGTTGCGTGGATGGTTTCAGGCCGTGCCTGGACAATAAACAACTGCCCGGTCTGGCCGTCCTTGGCCCATTCCATGTCCATTGGCTTGTAATAGCCAGCCTTCCAGCTGTAATGGTCCTCAATTGTCATGGCCCAGCTCGCCAATTTCAGTATCTCATCATTTGTAAGGACAAACCTGGCCCTTTCCTTCAATGGCACAACCTTGTTCTTGGTCATCTTGCCATCCTTGCCAAGCTCTGAAGAATAAACCATCCTGATTTTTTTTGAGCCAACCTCTTTTGAGATTATGGACCTGAATCCCATGCGGTAAGTTGGCTTGAAAACATAATATTCATCCGGATTGACAGCTCCCTGGACAATATTCTCGCCAAGGCCATAGGATGCTGTGACAAAGACAACGTCCTTGAACCCCGATTCCGTGTCAATTGAGAACATGACTCCCGAGCATGCCAAATCGCTCCTGACCATCTTCTGCACGCCAATGCTCAGGCCGATAGAGAAATGGTCAAAGCCCTTGTCCATCCTGTAGCTGATTGCCCTGTCAGTGAAGAGGGAGGCAAAGCATTTTTTGCAGGCATCAAGCAATAATTCGTCTCCGGTAATATTCAGGTAGGTTTCCTGCTGCCCGGCAAAGCTTGCATCAGGCAGGTCTTCTGCAGTGGCAGAGCTGCGCACTGCAACATCAACTCCCTTTCCATATTGCAGCTGCAAATGATAATACCCTTCTTTTATAGCATTTTCAAGCTCTTCAGGGAATTTTGTTTTTAGGATTAGGTTCCTGACCTGCTTGCCCCTTTGCCTGAGGCCGACAATATCCCCTTTTTTCAGGCTGCCAAGGATTCTCCTTATATCATCCTTTATGCCTGCCTTTTCCAGCAGGTAATGGTAGGCCCGGGCAGTAACAGAGAAGCCGTTTGGGATATTGACTCCCCTGGGAACAAGGTTTCGATACATCTCGCCGAGGCTGGCATTCTTTCCGCCGACGTATTTGACGTCTTCAATGCCTACCTGGTCGAACCATAGAATAAATGCGCTCTCCTTGTCTACCACGACAGTACACCTCTTTTTAGCTGATTTATATTAATCGGTCATATATATATTTTTTGATATAGGAAAAAATTATGCAATCCTTCTCAAATGCCTTATCAGGTAATTCTCTTCTTCTGTCTCTGCCTGAGGCTCATCAGCCTTTTCCTCTTTCTTCTCTTCAGCCTTGGGCTCTTTTTTCCTCTCTTTGGCGCTCGAAATAATCTCCTCAGGCTTGCCGAGCACAATTGCCTCATCCTTTTTCTTGAGCTCAAATGCGCCGATGCTTGCAGACTGCTCCTTGAGCACTATCTCAACTGTTGACATCTCCTCTTCGCTGAGATGCTTTGCCTGCCATTGGAAATTCAGGCCATCACCTTCAGTCCTCGGGATTATATTGACCATGAAATGCGGAAGGTCCTGGCCAGCAGCAATCCCGTTGCTTACCAAAATGTTCGTGCCCTGAACCTTCAGCTCCTCAAATACAACAACGCTCAGCTTGTTCACAACCTGGAATACATGGTTGACAAGGTAATCAGGCGTTTCTTCAATAATTGGGTGATGTGATTTTGGGATAACAGCCAAATGGCCATAGGCAGCAGGATTCTCATCCAGGTAGGCAACTACCTCATCGTCCTCATAGACCGCCATTCCCGTTCCGCTGGCAACCGCCTGGCACACCATGCAGGCTGCATTTTCGCTGCTCATTTTCTTCCAAGCACCCGCGCAATATCATCCAGGTCTATTGAGCCCTCATCATCTGATTGTTCAGGCCCCTTTGTTTCTTCAGCAGGCCTGATTTCAACAGAAGGCTTCGGCTTTTGCTTGTCAAACTTTATTGCAGGAGGCTGCTCTTTGGCCTCCAATTTCTCTGGCTCCTTCGGCGCTTCAAGAGAAAGAATCAGCTCAGCCTTGTTGCCTGGCATGGATTCCTTAGACCTTTTCAGGATAGCCTGCTGCACAGCCTGCAATTCCTCCTTTGCCATTTTTCTTCTCAGAAGGCCAAACCCTGCTATGCCATCATTTGCCTTTCTCGGGATGATGTGTATCATGAAATGCGGCGATTTCTGGCCAGCTGCAATACCATTTGCCACAAAGATATTCGAGCCTTCAGCTTTCAATGCCTTTAAGCCCGACTTGGACAGGCTTTTTGCAACCAGGAACAAATATCCGATATCAATGTCACTGATCTGCGGCATAATTGTCGCATGTTCTTTAGGCATGAGAAGGACGTGGCCTGGATTGGCCGGGTTAATGTCCAGGATTGCAATTGACTTTTCATCCTCAAAGACTTTCTTGGATTGCACCTTGCCCGAAATAATCTGGCAGAAAATGCAGTTTTTTCTCTGCAGCTCGCGAAGCTGGTCAGGTGTCATGTTTTTCAGGTCTTCCTCTGTAAGAGAAGCCAAATTCTGTTCCATGGAAGAATTCATTGCTTATTATTATATAAAATTTGCCTAATGCATCGGCACAGTGGAATTTTAATTTTCCTTACTTTGCAGTAGCATGTTATATATTCCTTTATAAATAGAAACTAGTGAATTAAGTAAACCAGTATACAAAAACGTAACATTTATATACTAGTTATGCTTTTAATATATTGTAAGGAAATCAAGTCCAACATCACTAACTCACGTTAATGGCGGGCTCCCCCCTAGCAGATTCTAACTTCTGACCCGAATCCACCCCCATTCAACCCACGCCAGGGGAGCCTTCCTACTCCTTTACTCCTCGCCGCAGGTTTGCGGCATTCCCAAGCGGCCAGGCAGAGCCGTCCAGTAACCTAATGTTCCTTAGGCGCAAGAAACTGCAATACCAGTCGAGATGGGCAGGCCTAAAAAGCCTGTCCATATCAATTTTATAGCCAAAGTCCGCAAAAATGAATGAACAAACAAAGTTGGTGATACAGAGAGCGCTGATAACGCTCCTGTTGGTGTATGGCGCATATCTGCGCGATGATCCCTCCAGTGTAGCTGTCTTAAGAACACTCTGGGGAGTCTAAGCCGGAAAAATCCATATGCATGGGGCTGTTTTTGTTTTTTATCAGCATAGGCATTAATTATATGACCTTTATCCAATTGCTTATTTTCTGTCAAAATTGTTATACTAGTGCTGATAACCCCCTGCAGAATGCTTATGGCAAAACCCTTATGTGAATATTATGGCAAATGCGGGGGCTGCAACCTTCAGCACCTGGAAACTGAGATTCAGCTTAAGCAGAAAGCTGAACTCATAAGGCATGTGATTAATTTTGAAGATATCCAAGTTTTCAGCGGAGAGGGATATGGCTACAGGAATCGACAGGATTTTTTTTTCAGGCGCAATGGCATTGGCTTGCGGGAAAAAGGGCACGCTTCCGAAATTTTGGTAGTGGATAAGTGCCCGATTGCCCAGCCGGAAGTCAATAAGATACTCATGGAACTCAACCTGCATTTTAAGGATAATGACAACTACAGCCTGAGGTCAGGCCAGGGAACTTTCATCAGCGCAATAGTGCGCGCCGCTGCAGAGGGAAACGGAGTCTGCTTTGTCCTCAATGACAATTCACCCCGGCTAAAAGAAGCTGTTGAGAAGATTGAGGAATATGCACGGGGAAGCCAGGCTGGCAATATCGCCGTATTTTATGTGGATCCCAACAACAAAGATTTCCGGGAGCCAAATGATGAAAACTTTTTTGTTGCAAAGGGAAATGAATACCTGGCGCAAAACTATCTCGGAAGGAAATTCTGCTACCCTATTGAAGGATTCTTCCAGAATAACCACCAGATGGCTGAGCAGATGCAAAAGTACTGCAATGAAAAGCTTGCTGCATATGGCACTTCCATGACGTCAAAGGCAGCGCTGCTGGACTTATACGGCGGCGTCGGCACATTTGGCATCATCAACAGCAGCCTGTTCAGGAAAGTTACGATAATTGACTTCTCTTCAAGGTCAATAGCCTGCGCTGAAAAAAATATCGAGGAAAACGCAGTCAAAAATGCGAAGGCAATTGCCATGGACCTCAGGAGCCTAAAAAAGTTAACCGTATCCGGGCCATTGTTCGCTATTACCGACCCGCCAAGGTCAGGCATGGATATTCGAGCATTGGATTCGCTGAATGAACTCAAGCCTGAGGCAATCATCTATATCTCCTGCAATCCGCTGCAGCTGGGCAAGGAGCTGCCGAGGCTGAAGAATTATTCCGTGAAATCAGCAGCAATGTTTGACATGTTCCCGCAGACAAACCATGCCGAGGCTATTGTAGAGCTTGGGCTGAAAAACTGATCATGGCCTTCCGGAGCAGCAGCTTCGCATCTCGTCGACATCAGAAAAAATCCCAAAGAATGCATTCAGGCTGATCTCCAGCTCTTTTTTCCCCCTCTTGGACAGGGAGTATTCTTTTTTCTTGTTGCATTCAACCAATCCCTTATCCCTCAATTCCTTAAGCGCAGGATAGATAGTGCCCGGGCTTGGCCTGCTCCCTTTCCTCTTCTGCAGCTCCATGGCCAGCTCAGCCCCTGTCATTTTCCCCTTATTCAGCATCCAAAGTATCAGGAAAGACAAATAACCCTTCATGTCGCAGTGGCCGGCTTTCATTATGCCCTCTCAACTTAGCAGTGTATATAAACCTTACTATCGCATATCCGATAACTTTAAATATAAGTATCGTATAACCAATATCGGACGCCCGATACATGCTTCACCCCCTGCATGGAAGGGCGCCGGAGGAATTAACATGAATTGCGGAGCGTACAGCTGCGGAGAAGGAGAATACAGCGGAAGGCAGTTCCTTACAACAACGGAGAAGGCAGAAATGCTGGAAAACTACAAGAAGTGGCTTGAGATGGAAAGGAAAGGCGTTGAGGAAGCAATTGCCAAGCTTAAGAAGGCCAAGTAAACTTGGCTATTTTTTTTGTTTTGCTTAAAACCTAAATTCTTCCCTTATTTGACCTTATAATCCAAACATATACCACTTAATCATCTCTCACCAAAACCTCAGCCTGAATGGGCGCGGGAATGCCTTTTTACCGACCTTATATGCCGACACAACCCTCTTAAGCCTGGCCTCCATAACATCGGAATTTGGGTAGGCTTTTTCTTCGGCCCTGAAGGCATGGCTGTGGTGGGTTGACCTGCCGTTCTTATAATTGTACTTGTGCTTTTTGTGAAGCATTTCATGGTGCATGACATAGTCAAGGAGCTCATAATCCTCTTTAAGGGCCTTGCTTATCATTATTGTGTCTGAGCCGTATTCATACCTGCCCAAAAGCCTGCCGGATTCGCCCCACCTAAAATTCGTCCTGTCTATCATGCCATTGAACATTTTTTCATTGATGCGGTCGAATGATTCCCCAAGAACCGGGTCGGATTCTGTTTTCGGCGCTGCAATGTGCACATTCTTAAGGAACTTGTTGTACAGGTCTATGTTGATTGTCTCTGCCTTGAGATGGAAAATTTTTTTCAGGAGGCTCTGGAAAAGGCCGACTTTAATCTCATCGCTGACCTCTTTCCAGGAATTGCTCAGGCCGAACTGCATCCTGCCTCGGCCATATTTCACATTGGCATTGTAATCGCTGAACTTTCCGGAATACTGCACCTTGACAGAATAATCAAGGTCCTTGCCGCCAGAAATCTCCCTGTACGCCTGCTTCACAAGCGCATTGTCACCCCAGGCGAAATTCTCTGCTGCCATGCTCAGCCACCATACTCGAACCTCAGGACTGCTGCAAACTTGCCCATATCCCTCAGCTGGACCCCTTCCCTTGTCTCAACAGAAATAATCTTTACATCAGTCTTGTACTTGTCAGCAATTTCCTCGAATTCCGTTATCTTGTCATCCTCAAGGGTTTCGGACAGGAGCAGGGTGTCGACAGCGCCCATCTGCAGTGCGCTCATCACATGCTTTTCGCCGTACGCGCATTTGTTCGGCTGCTTCAGAAGAGTCTCAAAGAACCTGGTCATGGCCTGTTTTTCTTCAGCAATTTCCTCATTGGCAAGCACATCCTGGCTTTTGTCTACCAGCTCCTGCAGGCCAAATTCATCAGTGTAGGACAAATCCTTGATTGCAATCACTTTTTTCTTCAGTTCATTTGTAAGCTGCGCAAGCTCCATCCAGTCATACTTGGTCGGCCCGGGGCCGCCCAATAAAATCCCCTTCAGCCCTTCCTTCATAAGGAATTCCTCCTTGACATGCTGGGCTATTTTTTTGTAGAATTCAAGGGCGGCAAGGTCCCTAAGGCTTTCAAATCGCTGGGCAGACTGGCCTCCTGCCCTTGTCTTGCCAGGAACATTGGACTTTAATTTTATCAATGGCACAATAGTCTTTCCGCGGAGAACTGCAATCTGCGCTTCCCTGCGGTCCAGCACCACCAGCCCGTAACTTTCCTTGATGTCCATCATGTCGCGAAGCAGGTCCAGCTGGAATTCCTTGTCGCACCTGTATAATCTAATTTTGACTGGGATAGGGGGCTCAAGGCTCCACACCTTTACATCAGACTGGCCTTCTTTTTCTGCGACATTGCCTGAGAACACGGCAAGGCCGTGGATGGGTGTTGATGAATAAAGCCTGAGGTGCTGTATCATTTTTTCCAGGGCATCAATGACATTTTTCCTTGTTGCAGTGGACTTGATGTTTGAGGCGGTCCCCTGCTCCTGTGCAAGATGGTTTAATATCTTGTTAAGGTCATATCCTTCAGGCACATAGACTGAAACCAGCTCTGTATGCCTGCCTCTATAAGTCTCCAGCTCCTTGATGATCTTCTTCAGTTCAAACCTTTGCTTTGAATTTATCATAGTCCTTCAACGGCTTAAGCTTAATAGAAACCAAGGGGCTTTATAAAAATATGCAAGGCCCTCTGCCAGCCAGCCGTGTGCAATGTGCGCTATTCCTGGCTGTCCGTATAGTCCATCTCAATCTTGCTGATGACAACGCCTCTTCTCTTGGGCCTGGTCTTATAGAAAGTTCTCTTTGTGAAGAAATAAACATTCTTGTTTATGTCCATTCCAAATTCCTGCAGGCCAAGCACATTGATTATTTCCTCCAAAATCCTTCTTTCAAGATACCTGTACTTGTCATGCAGCACGATGTCAACGCCTATATATTCGCAATAGCGGATAGTGGCAAAATTTGCAGTCTTGTCGTCATTGATGGTAAAATACCATTTTTCAACCTCATATTCCTTGAACGCCCTTTCCATATTCAGGGTAAGCTTTTTCCCAAGAAGTTTTTTTATCTGCTTAATTTCAGCAGGAGCCAGGTCCCTTTCGCGCTTCAGGGCATTGATCACGCTGACAGCCTCTGGCTTTGTCTCAGTTGTGTATTCCTCGACAAATGCAACTTCCTTTGCATTGTAGTATGTCTTGAATATCTGCCAGAATCCCTTGACCAGCCTTGCCTCAATCCTGACTTTGTACAGGTGGGCAGTCTCTTTCTCAAAGCTAATCAGGTCGTCGCTGTCAGTCAGCTTAAGCCACATTTTTGTTTGCATTTTCAGTTCACTCGGTCTCAACAAAATTTTCTTGAATTCTGTCGTCGGAACAAAAATATCCCTGGATTTTATATTTATATATTTTATGGTGTGTATGGATGCGCATCAGCAAATTTTGGGCTTACTTTACAGCATAGCCCCAGTTATTCAGCCACAACTCAAAATAGCCCAGGACTGTTTTTTTCCCATCGAATCCCGCTTTCTCAAGGTAATGCCTTATGGCTTTATGCGGATAAGTGGACTCATGCTCATGGATCTCTTCCTTGCTCACCAAGCCTGTCCTCGCCATAATCTTAAGCAGGCCGTCTGTCCACGGGCA contains these protein-coding regions:
- a CDS encoding M48 family metallopeptidase, which produces MAAENFAWGDNALVKQAYREISGGKDLDYSVKVQYSGKFSDYNANVKYGRGRMQFGLSNSWKEVSDEIKVGLFQSLLKKIFHLKAETINIDLYNKFLKNVHIAAPKTESDPVLGESFDRINEKMFNGMIDRTNFRWGESGRLLGRYEYGSDTIMISKALKEDYELLDYVMHHEMLHKKHKYNYKNGRSTHHSHAFRAEEKAYPNSDVMEARLKRVVSAYKVGKKAFPRPFRLRFW
- the prf1 gene encoding peptide chain release factor aRF-1, which produces MINSKQRFELKKIIKELETYRGRHTELVSVYVPEGYDLNKILNHLAQEQGTASNIKSTATRKNVIDALEKMIQHLRLYSSTPIHGLAVFSGNVAEKEGQSDVKVWSLEPPIPVKIRLYRCDKEFQLDLLRDMMDIKESYGLVVLDRREAQIAVLRGKTIVPLIKLKSNVPGKTRAGGQSAQRFESLRDLAALEFYKKIAQHVKEEFLMKEGLKGILLGGPGPTKYDWMELAQLTNELKKKVIAIKDLSYTDEFGLQELVDKSQDVLANEEIAEEKQAMTRFFETLLKQPNKCAYGEKHVMSALQMGAVDTLLLSETLEDDKITEFEEIADKYKTDVKIISVETREGVQLRDMGKFAAVLRFEYGG